A single genomic interval of Brevibacillus brevis harbors:
- a CDS encoding DUF3298 and DUF4163 domain-containing protein, whose translation MELNQLPATVLTRTISRPNTTIYYPQLAGLANQQAEKEINRAISQTVQGLIHEQQRVQVPGNTEMQGSYEIKTNERGIFSIVLSNYAYTPQMAHGMTFLGSITADIQTGKLYTLRELFKPGSDYVKVISENIKRQIKERNIPTLNGFTSIKPDQDYYLADKALVIYFQLYEITPYYVGFPMFPISVYELEPLINEKGPLSILSAD comes from the coding sequence GTGGAACTCAATCAATTGCCAGCTACTGTGCTGACACGGACGATTAGCCGTCCGAACACCACGATTTACTATCCCCAATTGGCAGGCTTAGCCAATCAGCAAGCGGAAAAAGAGATCAACCGGGCGATTTCTCAAACGGTTCAAGGCTTAATTCATGAGCAGCAACGGGTTCAGGTACCGGGAAATACAGAAATGCAAGGAAGCTACGAGATCAAGACAAACGAACGCGGTATTTTCAGCATCGTGTTGAGCAACTACGCCTACACACCGCAAATGGCTCACGGCATGACCTTCCTCGGGTCGATCACTGCAGATATCCAAACAGGCAAGCTGTATACACTGCGGGAATTATTCAAGCCAGGAAGCGATTACGTCAAGGTGATTTCTGAAAACATCAAGCGTCAAATCAAAGAAAGAAACATCCCCACACTCAATGGCTTTACTTCGATTAAGCCCGATCAAGATTATTACCTCGCCGACAAAGCACTGGTCATCTACTTCCAGTTGTACGAAATTACGCCCTATTACGTCGGTTTCCCCATGTTCCCCATTTCCGTCTATGAACTGGAGCCGCTCATCAATGAAAAAGGACCTTTGAGCATCTTGTCCGCAGATTAG
- a CDS encoding D-arabinono-1,4-lactone oxidase, giving the protein MLTVKKHANHWTNWTGNVQSQPKQVAMPGSVDEVMQLVLACKKAGTRIRVVGSGHSFTRLVQTEDCLLSLDHLQGIVSVDPASDTVEVWAGTKLKTLGHLLHQAGYSQENLGDINAQSIAGAVSTGTHGTGIHFGSISTQVVGLTVVTASGEVLEVSEQARPELFRAMQVSLGLLGIIVRVKLRVLPAYRLRYQSRRMQLEECLSSLETFKTEHRHFEFFIFPYSDIVQVKFMNETSDPPSGNQRWSYLKKMVVENGLFWLLSESCRLRPSLTKSVSRLSAQSVPSVHESGYSHQLFATPRLVRFYEMEYCIPAEHMGDAIRELCQAIEQERFAVHFPLECRYVKKDDIWLSPAYERDSAFIAVHMYKGMPYEAYFARMEEIFARYGGRPHWGKMHSMTAEQLHQVYPRLPDFLAIRSELDPDGLFVNPYLAELFDIS; this is encoded by the coding sequence ATGCTCACTGTAAAGAAGCACGCGAATCACTGGACCAATTGGACAGGAAATGTACAAAGCCAGCCAAAGCAAGTCGCGATGCCAGGGTCCGTGGATGAGGTCATGCAGCTTGTCCTTGCTTGCAAGAAGGCAGGTACACGGATACGAGTCGTCGGCTCCGGTCATTCCTTCACTCGTCTCGTCCAGACAGAAGACTGCTTGCTATCCTTGGATCATCTCCAAGGAATCGTCAGTGTAGACCCTGCCTCTGATACCGTTGAAGTCTGGGCAGGCACCAAGCTCAAAACACTCGGACATCTCCTGCATCAAGCGGGCTACTCTCAAGAAAACCTTGGAGACATTAACGCCCAGTCCATTGCAGGGGCCGTCAGCACAGGAACACATGGCACAGGCATTCATTTTGGCAGCATCTCCACGCAAGTCGTCGGGCTGACAGTCGTGACCGCATCCGGTGAGGTTTTGGAAGTATCCGAGCAGGCCCGGCCTGAGCTGTTCAGAGCCATGCAAGTCTCTCTTGGTCTCTTGGGCATCATCGTACGCGTCAAGCTGCGTGTCCTCCCAGCCTATCGTCTGCGCTACCAAAGCCGTCGCATGCAGCTAGAAGAGTGCCTGTCCTCTCTGGAGACGTTTAAAACCGAGCATCGGCATTTCGAATTTTTTATCTTCCCGTATTCGGACATCGTTCAGGTGAAATTCATGAACGAGACCAGTGATCCCCCCAGCGGCAATCAACGATGGAGCTATTTGAAAAAAATGGTGGTGGAAAATGGGCTGTTTTGGCTCTTGTCCGAGAGCTGCCGATTGCGCCCTTCTCTCACCAAAAGCGTCAGCAGGCTGTCCGCCCAAAGCGTTCCCTCTGTCCATGAGAGCGGCTACAGCCATCAGCTTTTTGCCACCCCTCGCCTTGTGCGTTTTTACGAAATGGAGTACTGCATACCCGCTGAGCATATGGGCGATGCCATTCGGGAGCTCTGTCAGGCGATTGAGCAGGAGCGCTTTGCCGTTCATTTTCCGCTGGAATGCCGGTACGTCAAGAAGGACGACATCTGGCTCAGTCCCGCTTACGAAAGGGATAGTGCCTTCATTGCCGTCCACATGTACAAAGGCATGCCGTACGAAGCGTATTTTGCCCGGATGGAGGAAATTTTCGCCCGATATGGCGGACGTCCACACTGGGGGAAAATGCACAGCATGACCGCCGAGCAGCTTCATCAGGTCTATCCGCGCTTGCCCGATTTCCTCGCCATTCGCTCTGAGCTCGACCCTGACGGCTTGTTCGTGAACCCGTATTTAGCCGAGCTGTTCGACATCTCCTGA
- a CDS encoding NAD(P)/FAD-dependent oxidoreductase — protein sequence MNNYDVIVVGAGPAGIFTCYEVMRKAPNAKVLLIDKGHDIYSRRCPILEEKIKLCPPPAGKKDFAGCLPACSITSGFGGAGAYSDGKFNITTEFGGWMTDYLSPSTVLGLIKYVDEINLEHGATQSITDPTTETIKSIEQRGYAAGLKLLRAQVRHLGTEQNLEILQSIFEHLKKHIDMMFKTEVEDIITVKEADGHQVKGVVLKNGQEYEADYVVIGPGRDGSAWLTNILKKRRLKMYNNQVDVGVRVETSDVVMREINEHLYEGKFIFNTSVGTRVRTFCSNPSGHVVVENHSGVMAANGHSYKDPALGSMNTNFALLVSHTFTEPFDKPNEYAREICKRANDLSNGGVIVQKYGDILRGRRSTESRIKEGFLEPTLKEAVPGDLGLVLPYNTMKSLIEMVEALDKVTPGIASEHTLFYGVEAKFYSARPKLTEEFETEIKGLFCGGDGAGITRGLAQAGAAGVWMARNIAKRMQ from the coding sequence ATGAATAATTATGATGTGATCGTTGTAGGAGCAGGACCAGCAGGGATTTTTACATGCTACGAGGTAATGCGAAAAGCACCGAATGCCAAGGTGCTGTTGATTGATAAAGGGCATGACATTTATAGCAGACGCTGTCCGATCTTGGAGGAAAAGATCAAGCTCTGCCCACCACCAGCAGGAAAAAAAGATTTCGCAGGCTGTTTGCCGGCCTGTTCGATTACCAGTGGTTTTGGTGGAGCAGGCGCCTATAGCGATGGCAAATTTAACATCACCACCGAATTTGGTGGTTGGATGACAGACTATCTCAGCCCTTCCACTGTTCTTGGGCTGATCAAATACGTAGATGAAATCAATTTGGAGCATGGGGCTACTCAATCGATTACGGACCCGACCACCGAGACGATCAAGAGCATCGAGCAGCGTGGCTATGCAGCAGGACTCAAGCTGTTGCGAGCGCAGGTGCGTCACTTGGGAACGGAGCAAAACCTGGAGATTCTCCAGTCGATCTTCGAGCATTTGAAGAAGCATATCGACATGATGTTCAAGACAGAAGTCGAGGACATCATTACGGTGAAGGAAGCAGACGGACATCAGGTAAAAGGTGTCGTCTTGAAAAACGGCCAAGAGTATGAAGCTGATTACGTGGTAATCGGACCGGGCCGTGATGGCTCCGCATGGTTGACGAATATCCTGAAAAAGCGCCGCCTGAAAATGTACAACAATCAAGTCGACGTAGGCGTACGTGTGGAGACGTCCGATGTCGTCATGCGCGAAATCAATGAGCACTTGTACGAAGGAAAATTCATTTTCAATACGTCTGTTGGAACGCGTGTACGGACGTTTTGTAGCAATCCATCCGGTCACGTGGTCGTGGAAAACCACAGTGGAGTGATGGCGGCAAACGGGCACTCTTACAAAGACCCGGCGTTGGGCTCGATGAATACGAACTTTGCGCTCTTGGTATCTCATACGTTTACAGAGCCGTTTGACAAGCCGAATGAGTACGCGAGAGAAATTTGCAAGCGGGCGAATGATCTGTCAAACGGTGGGGTCATCGTGCAAAAATACGGCGATATCTTGCGCGGTCGCCGTTCTACAGAGTCGCGCATTAAGGAAGGCTTCCTGGAGCCTACTTTGAAGGAAGCAGTACCGGGTGATTTGGGACTCGTGTTGCCTTACAACACGATGAAGAGTCTGATCGAGATGGTGGAAGCACTGGACAAGGTAACGCCGGGAATCGCTTCCGAGCATACATTGTTCTACGGAGTGGAAGCGAAATTCTACTCAGCTCGTCCAAAACTGACTGAGGAATTCGAAACAGAAATCAAGGGATTGTTCTGTGGCGGGGATGGTGCCGGAATTACGCGTGGTCTGGCACAGGCCGGAGCTGCTGGGGTCTGGATGGCTCGCAATATCGCGAAACGCATGCAATAA
- a CDS encoding MarR family winged helix-turn-helix transcriptional regulator, with product MQYYGHRISQTARIFSKSLNGTMAPMGLYSSQWGIILCLHYRESLTQVQLSNYLNVEAPTITRTLTRLEEMGWIIRSEGDDKRERYVSLSPQAVERFPEWLEAAKEQEELALRGLDEAELAIFNRVLKKMNDNLQPS from the coding sequence ATGCAATATTATGGTCATCGAATTAGCCAAACAGCAAGAATATTCAGTAAATCGTTAAATGGGACGATGGCTCCCATGGGATTATACAGTTCGCAATGGGGCATTATCCTTTGCTTGCATTATCGTGAATCGCTCACCCAGGTTCAATTGAGCAACTACCTGAATGTAGAAGCGCCGACGATTACCCGGACACTCACCCGATTGGAAGAGATGGGCTGGATTATTCGCTCAGAGGGCGATGACAAGCGTGAGCGCTATGTGTCCTTGTCCCCGCAAGCAGTTGAACGGTTCCCGGAATGGCTGGAGGCTGCCAAAGAGCAAGAAGAGCTGGCACTCCGCGGCCTTGACGAAGCAGAACTCGCTATTTTTAACCGCGTATTGAAGAAAATGAACGATAATTTGCAGCCATCGTAG
- a CDS encoding amino acid deaminase/aldolase, which yields MRDYRYYQSAFAGVPKPFAFVDLDLLEENAEQIRLQSNGKPVRIASKSIRSVAILKHVLQLDDCFRGLMCYSAPEVLHLCEAGFDDLLLGYPLWEKSWLLSIASEIKNGRSITLMIDSLPHVEQLEQIARETGARLPVCLDIDMSSDVLGLHFGVWRSPLRSLQASLSLAKRVASSDHLYLDGVMGYEAQIAGVGDRYPRQFLKNSIIRLLKQYSVKEVAARRATLVHAIHELGISPRFVNGGGTGSLHLTGKEDAVTEVTAGSGFFSPGLFDYFQDFSFHPAAGFALEIIRKPTEHIYTCAGGGYIASGSAGRDRLPKPYLPAGAKLFPNEGAGEVQTPIHYQGMETLELGDPIFFRHAKAGELCERFTRLYCISGGKIIEEVTTYRGDGLCSL from the coding sequence ATGCGGGATTATCGCTATTATCAGTCTGCCTTTGCCGGTGTTCCCAAGCCGTTCGCTTTCGTCGACCTAGATCTGCTGGAGGAAAATGCGGAGCAAATCCGTTTGCAAAGCAATGGAAAACCCGTTCGAATCGCGAGCAAGTCGATCCGAAGCGTTGCCATTCTCAAACATGTATTGCAGTTGGACGATTGCTTTCGTGGTCTCATGTGCTATTCCGCTCCTGAGGTGCTTCACCTGTGCGAGGCAGGCTTCGATGACCTGCTGCTAGGCTATCCGCTCTGGGAAAAAAGCTGGCTTTTGTCCATCGCTTCTGAGATTAAGAACGGACGCTCCATTACTTTGATGATCGATTCTCTTCCTCATGTCGAACAGCTCGAACAAATCGCCCGGGAAACAGGAGCCAGACTGCCGGTCTGCCTCGATATCGACATGTCGTCTGATGTGTTGGGGCTGCATTTCGGCGTCTGGCGCTCCCCTCTTCGCTCTCTCCAGGCGTCCCTCTCCCTTGCCAAGCGCGTTGCTTCCTCCGATCATCTCTACCTAGATGGGGTCATGGGGTACGAAGCTCAAATTGCTGGTGTAGGTGATCGATACCCTCGTCAATTCCTGAAAAACAGCATCATTCGTCTCCTCAAGCAATATTCCGTGAAAGAAGTGGCTGCTCGACGTGCTACACTGGTGCATGCCATTCACGAGCTAGGCATTTCTCCCCGCTTCGTAAACGGAGGAGGAACGGGTAGCTTGCACTTGACCGGAAAAGAAGACGCCGTTACAGAGGTTACAGCAGGCTCCGGATTTTTTTCGCCTGGGCTCTTTGACTACTTTCAAGATTTTTCCTTTCATCCTGCTGCCGGATTTGCTCTGGAGATTATCCGCAAGCCCACAGAGCATATCTACACATGTGCCGGCGGAGGTTACATCGCCTCTGGTTCTGCTGGGCGTGACAGACTCCCCAAGCCTTACTTGCCAGCGGGAGCAAAACTGTTCCCCAACGAAGGTGCAGGTGAAGTACAGACACCGATCCACTATCAAGGCATGGAAACGCTGGAGCTGGGAGACCCGATCTTTTTTCGCCATGCCAAAGCAGGAGAGCTCTGCGAACGTTTTACCCGGCTGTATTGCATCTCTGGCGGGAAAATCATTGAGGAAGTGACCACCTATCGGGGGGATGGATTATGCTCACTGTAA